The sequence below is a genomic window from Plodia interpunctella isolate USDA-ARS_2022_Savannah chromosome 5, ilPloInte3.2, whole genome shotgun sequence.
GCCGTTTCTCTTATCGATCGAAACGGAAAATATGACGTTGTCTAAAATCTTCTCTATAACGCGTAAATACCTTAACTTTAGGTGTGGTAGCTGCATTCACTATTTCTAAATTATCCTTTGTTGTAACATCGAGTTTCAGTTTAACTTCATCTGactcaattgttttattatctatgACCGTGGCTAGCGTAGTATTAGCATTAACTATTGTTGCATTAACTGTGGGTTCACATTTTTCAGGAATCAAATCTTTTTCGTCCACGGGGATCTCGTCAGCAGACACAAATTGGATCCGAGACGCATCATTGGCCAGCATCTTTTTATACCTTTTCACTTTATCCGCAAATGTTTCTTTACATTGCCCCTTTCCACCGTCCAATTCTACATCTTTCAAGTGAGATATATGAAACTCGTAATCATTTAGATCATCTAAAAATCTTCTTGGCATCGATTCGTCAAATTTTCGTATCACACCCTGTTGTGTGTCCAATTTCTCTTCACTGCTTACAATTGTTTTATCAACATCCGCACTCACTAGTATCAAGTATGTAATaatgtacacaaaaatatacattttatatgaacCGTTCGCATTCCTCGGGTTCGTATCAGATTGTGAAATgggattttaattgaattttgttttgtcgTAGTTAACGGAGCGTGCGCGTGTGTATGGCCGCGGAagctaatataaaacaattgaatatCTTAAACTAACTGTGTCCTGATACTTCACACCTATGAGATTCACGAGAAACACATTTTCGTTTCGTACtaactttattacataacTGAATAGGACACACAAACAATAGATAACATCAATGGGATACTTATCCCGAAGAGATTTCTTCCAGACAAAACATTGAAGATCTGAaccaaaaatcaaaatgtctGAAATATTCTTCTGTCGTTCACACGATCGTTCGTTGTATATCGAGCCGCAATACTGTAGCATACCAGCATTTTGAAAgttcaaatagaaaaaaaaatatattaagtaataactaatataattagatccacaggcgagcatcttaaccattacaccaccaccgcttcatgtGATACTTACCAATAAACCACAACGAAACAAAACACACAAAGGTTGGCGGGAAGAAATTGAATTTgcaataagtccgcctttaCGAGAATATATGTTTGAATACCtgtatactatatactaatacatatatgttaATGGCTCCTTTGTAAATGGCGCAGTAAAGAGCTCATCTATAATTCTATCAAAATCTAGTAATTGTAAACAAGAATACAAGCGAGACCGCCCATTAGCGTCGCTAGCAGATCGTTATCTTTACGCTAACTAATCCATTCAACTCACAACTACCCTCCAAACACTGGGAAAATACTTCAATCATAAGGTTAAAATAGCTTTCGTCGGCTGCAGTAGAGCGCGCGTCAGTCAGAAAAGAAAACAGTTGTTGATGTTAAATTTCTccttatttccaaaaatattattatagtgataaaaaaattaagaaacccCCTCCGAAGTTGCTGGCATCATTTCATTTGCTAGAAAACAGCTGACGGTTTTAAAACGGCTGAACTCACATTATTCAAACGTAGTTGAGAACACTCGGTTAAATTGTATATactagatcaaaatcagtGCAATCGCCAAGGACAGACTTACAGACACACAGTCACGTGACGCCTTCTGAACTCGGGGTTTAAAAAGAAGTATAGAAGTATATAGCACACAAGCGCACTAGATGCAAAAGCATTATGTAACAGTCAACCTTTGGATccaagattttattgtatttgttttgaacATAAATAGTATTGAAagagttatattttaaaaaatccattaCTATCATAACATAGTATAAAAGTCGACCTCCGCGacggattttaatgcagtTTCCACTGTTGTTTGAACAATTTTTTCCCTAAGGTTTATATATAGGctagcggcctgtcccggcttcgctcggatgaaaacataattaattatacctacacCTATACCTTCCTCAGGACCTGTGctatctgttggtgaaaaccgtataaaaaatccatgcagaagtttttgagtttatcgcgaacatacagatactttgttttataatatgtaaggacaaATAAATCCGCGCGAAGCGGGAAGTATCGCTAGGGCCGTTTCCAAACTGACGCGCGCTCTACAGATATGAGCCACCCTGAGCTTCAATTAACCTCCCTCCCCGCAGGGGTTGAAAACAGCCCAATTACCTCCCAGCAAGACCTCACCCTTTAATAAAGGCCTCGTTTGCCCAATCCGAAATAAAGACGGGTAAATAAtcacaattttgaaatgaaaagcCACAAATTAGCATGttgtttgaataaattgaCGGATAATGCGACTTCGAGACCTCTGCTTGTCTGTTGTGATACTTTTcggctatttattttatatttcggctatgttattttagaattttatatcTTAACATCTAAGCATTTTTGAATGTGATTAGAAAAACAACAGATTTTAATTACCCGTTGtattttaggtatttaaaatacttaattgcGATGCGTGATCAACgcaaatatattgttttgagTGCACAATCGTTGAACTCTTCAGTAAAGTAACTTGCACACATCAATATGGTTGCCCTTTTCATAcatcattttagttttaaatgtataatctatactattattataaagaggtaagcgttagtgagtttgtgattttgtgagtttgtatgtttgaggcgggtaatctcccaatttcaaatttttcaaaaattatttcactattagaaaggtacattatccaagattgctataggctatgttttatttcaaaattcccacgggagagaagttccaggcaacatctagtcgtatatatttttgtatgtgcaataaaagttatgtttttaatttttgcaaaattaaaCCAAATTTTCTAATTAGTCCACGATTCATAATATATGACTAGCTGAgtctcggggcttcgctcccgtgggaacttCGTCATCAAAGTACCTATgtgttccaggttatattctacccgtgtactagatttcataacaatcggtccactagattttgcgtgaaagagtaacaaacatacatacacacatcttcacaaactttcgcatttataacaggGCTTATGTTTGATCTCGGgccattaactatatctatgcCAATTTTCATCACATTCGGCCCAGTGGTTTATCTGTGAAGGCGTGACAGATAGACATACCTTTACATAATAACATTAGAATGGATGATCATGAAAGCGACACCTGATTCGATGTGATCACCGCATCCTACGAACGCTTGCAACACCAAGAGTATAAACACGCGCGTTCTCACACATATTCTGTGATATATCATACGTTTTTTAAAGCTGAACATAAACAGCGCTTGATttcgcttttatttatttataaaagctaAATCAAGCGCTGCAGCGGCTGATCTCCCGCCTCGCTAACAAGCTGGTAAAGATGCAAATTGACAGCGGTTGGCAGCACTGCTCCGAAATGGCGCCAAACATTAGCATAATTCCTTGCAAATTGTCTCTGTTTGAATGGGGCGTGATTGAAATTGCGAGGGTGGTTCAGATCGTTTTACTAATCTATAACAATAACAGCTCTATtactatttgttatttgtacattcattatttttgagatCTAAGAGAAAATACTAGATTTATCATTATACTACATTATTAACGCATTTACatagaactaaaaaaaaatatttattaatttaatgtaactcTAAGGCTCTATGGTTTGGTTACAGTCCAGtgactttgacgttaactttaacctgcacaaCACCgtcgtttaaacaaaatggcgtaccttGCGTTCTTCTgggcaggttaaagttaacgtcaaagttgactggtgcaaccaaatctaattctaattaattaatgactaagtacttgtaatttaaaagattagaaaaaaaatattgcactttttttaacatgactaaaaataactataaaaaattatacttacttaaatagaaaacaacggaaaatagatatattaaaatgtattagttaaagttaattttgatCGTGCAAGAAATATGTTAGTTTCTTCCATGAATAACAACAAGAAATGGataacactcaacggcccacactaatcactaagcttgtatcgaaGATTCGGTCGAcgcaaacacagaaacgggcacaacacacccagaaccgcagaccAATATTTGTGACAcgagtataaataatttcccGCGCTGGGAACCGAACCCTCTAGACAGCGGACGGACATGGTGAAATCGTCAGAACCAAGTGTTTTGAATAAGTCATGTACACACCATCCATTTTCGTCAAATAAAGCTAGGTCGTAATTCTAACTCcgtttaaataatatctgtttagatcattattttcatattagtATGATATACTTAACAACAGAACATTAGCCCCTCCTCTCTCTCTTAAACTCTTCATCATTGTTACAATACTAGTCAATTTCGTTCATTgaattacttaattacaaaTGACAATGCATGTACGCGGGGTACGGGGGGAGCAGCGCGCACGCGAGCGGCAGCGCATGCGCAGACAACTCGCGATCGCCAGTGGCTGCTTGCGCGCGCAGTTGTTCCAGACGAAGCTGGTTCTGCCGCTTCCATTTTGTCCTAAAACAAGATGTTTGATTTGTGACACATATGTATTGGCGCCCAACGTGgaactattattaaattaccaactgtacataacaattttgatatataatgAGCCTGTTATTTGTCAACTTACCTCCGATTTTGGTACCAAGTTTTGACCTGCGTTTCGCTAAGACTCAGCGCATCGGCTACATCCCCTCTGTCAGCGACGCTCAGATACTTTTGGCAGCGGAACTTGCGCTCCAAATAGGCGAGCTGCGCATGCGTGAACGCGGTCCTGCGCCGGCGCGGCTTGCGACCGCCGCTGGAGGACGCTGACGGACGAGATGCTGATGATCTTTCTGTTTACAGGAAATGTTTGGTGGGAATTACAAgataaaacaatgtaatttCAGTGGGAAGGAAGGGAATcggtacttaattttttttaacaaatggtatctaaaagtaattatttatctattaaatatgtatttctttaaaaCGTTAAACgattattaactttaaaatcagCTGCAtatctaaaacaaatatattcttctgatataataatttagtgttaaaatttaacttcTGTCTCTTATTACCTGTATTATCATGGGCGTCTCTCTGTGAACCCCCGGCAATGACAGACGCGGCAAAACCGGCCAGCAGTTGGGATTGAAAAGAACCCTTCGACAAATCCATAGACCTCCCATATATACTATCCGATAGTCCACCTGTCACATGGCCAAACGCTGAACTGCCTTCATGCGGATTATCCTCTTTATTTGCATCTCTATCCGCGCGATACA
It includes:
- the LOC128670368 gene encoding uncharacterized protein LOC128670368; the protein is MYIFVYIITYLILVSADVDKTIVSSEEKLDTQQGVIRKFDESMPRRFLDDLNDYEFHISHLKDVELDGGKGQCKETFADKVKRYKKMLANDASRIQFVSADEIPVDEKDLIPEKCEPTVNATIVNANTTLATVIDNKTIESDEVKLKLDVTTKDNLEIVNAATTPKVKHKKKKDVKGRRASEYLFSSVEYYDEVPDFADTICPDVVDIVKLQIDPLKPYDVECELMLEWHSLT
- the LOC128670392 gene encoding homeobox protein MSH-A-like, with amino-acid sequence MDSRMQDSHKSFLIKDLLGDVLRSGVAAMIGTAHKDEDRDSDRCPSRSSQNLVASDVDDDISVGDNRSETSTPKKAQYSCDSNHEYPKKDTEDDRSSPNEYNLNRLSSSNYNSPFKEDDNEFEHRADDRLKLYDSGLFHLYRADRDANKEDNPHEGSSAFGHVTGGLSDSIYGRSMDLSKGSFQSQLLAGFAASVIAGGSQRDAHDNTERSSASRPSASSSGGRKPRRRRTAFTHAQLAYLERKFRCQKYLSVADRGDVADALSLSETQVKTWYQNRRTKWKRQNQLRLEQLRAQAATGDRELSAHALPLACALLPPYPAYMHCHL